Proteins co-encoded in one Bacillus sp. FSL H8-0547 genomic window:
- a CDS encoding flagellar hook-basal body protein produces MLRSMITASNTLGQLQQQLDLIGNNMANIDTQGYKRTQTGFSDLLHQQMNNGGPDDSLAGRSTPLGVRSGSGAVLTAQTAFSQGSIKTTDRELDFALTKPGQFLQVEAGGEIQYTRDGAMYLNPAQDGRLQLVTSEGHAVLDENQNPIFLDASFKNSTLSAGGRLTANPSGETVQLGIVGITQQTMLEKQGGNRYALKEIAPNGTVAFLEPEQVGIKQGALEMSNVDLSKEMTDLMIAQRSYQLNSKSITMGDQMLGLINSVR; encoded by the coding sequence ATCTATGATTACCGCATCGAACACACTCGGCCAGCTGCAGCAGCAGCTTGACCTGATTGGAAACAACATGGCCAACATCGACACTCAAGGCTATAAACGCACGCAGACCGGTTTTTCTGACCTGCTGCATCAGCAAATGAACAACGGCGGCCCGGATGACAGCCTCGCCGGCAGGTCGACTCCGCTTGGCGTGCGCTCCGGATCCGGTGCGGTGCTGACGGCTCAGACTGCCTTTTCGCAGGGTAGCATCAAGACTACGGACCGCGAGCTTGATTTTGCGCTGACTAAGCCTGGACAATTTCTGCAGGTGGAAGCAGGCGGGGAAATTCAATATACACGGGATGGCGCAATGTATTTGAATCCTGCTCAGGACGGACGTCTTCAGCTTGTCACGTCTGAGGGGCACGCTGTTTTAGATGAGAATCAGAATCCGATTTTTCTGGATGCTTCTTTTAAAAACAGCACCTTATCAGCAGGCGGAAGATTGACGGCAAATCCATCCGGTGAAACGGTCCAGCTTGGAATTGTAGGAATTACCCAGCAAACAATGCTTGAAAAACAGGGCGGAAATCGGTACGCTTTAAAAGAGATCGCTCCAAATGGAACGGTTGCCTTTTTAGAGCCGGAACAAGTCGGCATCAAACAGGGTGCCCTTGAAATGTCCAACGTCGATCTGTCAAAAGAAATGACCGACCTCATGATTGCGCAGCGGTCTTATCAACTGAACTCAAAATCAATCACCATGGGCGATCAAATGCTCGGGTTAATCAATAGCGTCAGATAA
- the fabZ gene encoding 3-hydroxyacyl-ACP dehydratase FabZ produces MLDINQIKEIIPHRYPFLLVDKVIEVEEGKRAIGLKNVTANEEFFNGHFPEYPVMPGVLIVEALAQVGAVAMLIKEENRGRLAFFAGIDNCRFKKQVTPGDQLRLEVEIIRLRGSLGKGKGVATVNGEVVCETELMFALGEKKE; encoded by the coding sequence ATGCTCGACATCAATCAAATCAAAGAAATCATCCCGCATCGCTACCCATTCCTGCTTGTGGACAAAGTCATCGAAGTCGAAGAGGGCAAGCGCGCAATCGGACTCAAAAACGTAACTGCTAACGAAGAATTCTTCAACGGACACTTCCCGGAATACCCTGTCATGCCTGGCGTCCTGATTGTAGAAGCACTGGCCCAGGTCGGCGCAGTCGCCATGCTCATCAAAGAAGAAAACCGCGGCCGCCTCGCTTTCTTCGCAGGCATCGACAACTGCCGCTTCAAAAAACAAGTCACCCCTGGTGACCAGCTCCGCCTCGAAGTCGAAATCATCCGCCTCCGCGGCTCCCTCGGCAAAGGAAAAGGCGTCGCAACCGTGAACGGTGAGGTTGTTTGTGAAACTGAATTAATGTTTGCATTGGGTGAGAAAAAAGAATAG
- a CDS encoding nuclease-related domain-containing protein, whose amino-acid sequence MIKKEKTFSMRILKLQALLRRLPVNHFSRKRIEEELAKCLAGHYGEKSIEYHLSEVNAKDYFLFHDLRMSLDQVHFFQIDILIMTKGFILILEVKNMKGILLFDQHYHQLIRTYNGKEEIFADPILQVKRQQNSLKQLLQKGNFSTIPIYSLVVIGSKASGYKSIPAFSETVKKNVIHANLLKEKMDVLTLRNPNEILTKKEMNKVTRFLLKEDTPLNPDVMSQFQIPPSDIRTGVHCQSCFHLPMKRQRGTWKCGECGVSDKNAHVKSLEDYSLLLSGTITNKECRAFLKIDSPSIASKLLGQLNLEHNSAVKYRKYQLTP is encoded by the coding sequence ATGATTAAAAAAGAAAAGACATTTTCCATGAGAATACTAAAGCTGCAGGCCCTGTTAAGAAGGCTGCCTGTAAACCATTTCAGCAGAAAGAGGATTGAGGAAGAATTAGCAAAGTGCCTGGCTGGTCATTACGGGGAGAAATCCATTGAATACCATCTTTCTGAGGTAAACGCGAAAGACTATTTTCTATTCCACGATTTAAGGATGAGTCTAGACCAGGTTCACTTTTTTCAAATTGATATCCTCATTATGACTAAGGGATTCATCCTCATTCTGGAAGTGAAGAATATGAAAGGAATCCTTCTGTTTGATCAGCATTACCATCAGCTGATCAGAACTTACAATGGCAAGGAAGAGATCTTCGCTGATCCCATTCTACAAGTGAAAAGACAGCAAAACTCCTTGAAACAGCTTCTTCAAAAAGGAAATTTCTCCACTATCCCCATCTATTCGCTCGTTGTCATCGGCAGCAAAGCCTCCGGTTATAAGTCCATTCCTGCATTTTCAGAGACCGTTAAGAAGAACGTGATACATGCAAATCTCCTTAAGGAGAAGATGGATGTGCTTACTCTCCGCAATCCTAATGAGATCCTCACAAAGAAAGAGATGAATAAAGTAACAAGGTTTTTGCTGAAGGAAGATACCCCTCTTAATCCGGATGTCATGTCCCAGTTCCAGATCCCTCCTTCTGATATTAGAACAGGCGTCCACTGCCAGAGCTGTTTTCATCTGCCAATGAAGAGGCAGCGGGGAACGTGGAAATGCGGCGAGTGCGGCGTGAGCGACAAGAATGCACATGTAAAGTCGCTGGAGGATTACTCACTCCTTCTCTCCGGTACAATAACAAATAAGGAATGCAGAGCGTTCTTAAAAATTGATTCCCCATCTATCGCTTCTAAACTGCTGGGACAGCTAAACCTCGAACACAACAGTGCCGTGAAATACCGAAAGTACCAGTTAACGCCATAA
- a CDS encoding DNA-directed RNA polymerase subunit beta: MSANEQSREHVKQKKKSEETSQKSPKIRIRLIPIWLRIILLLLFMAIAVTSGAMIGYGVLGDGKPTDIFDKQTWQHVIDLVEKESEK; this comes from the coding sequence GTGAGTGCAAACGAACAGTCTCGTGAACATGTGAAACAGAAAAAGAAAAGCGAAGAAACGAGCCAAAAAAGTCCGAAAATCAGAATCAGGCTGATTCCGATCTGGCTGCGAATCATTCTTTTGCTACTTTTCATGGCCATTGCCGTCACCAGCGGCGCGATGATTGGATACGGTGTACTCGGCGACGGAAAACCAACAGATATCTTCGACAAACAGACGTGGCAGCACGTTATCGACCTGGTCGAAAAAGAATCCGAAAAATAA